A single window of Dermacentor albipictus isolate Rhodes 1998 colony chromosome 1, USDA_Dalb.pri_finalv2, whole genome shotgun sequence DNA harbors:
- the LOC139054516 gene encoding male-specific histamine-binding salivary protein-like, with translation MITYNMRATSGSSGEVLLHALLLSAAFSFSRSQIERKPEYAEYQDAWKALKVPGKYYLYMRSYEYEPYYKEKKCVYNELISVNEEEQYTVNDVGDIDPITRAKSNRTAYAWVRATDGYPIPDVIQTSTSPTRDKLVEYPVAFTEYKNCEILRVPHRDNGCELWAKAEEVHKIESLCFFAFHLLCGPGKYMVYDEDLCGGE, from the exons ATGATAACTTACAATATGAGGGCTACCTCAGGAAGCAGTGGGGAAGTTTTGCTTCATGCTCTGCTGCTGTCGGCGGCTTTTTCCTTCAGCCGGTCACAAATTGAGCGGAAGCCAGAGTATGCGGAATATCAAGACGCGTGGAAG gctCTGAAGGTGCCGGGCAAGTACTACCTCTACATGAGGTCATACGAGTACGAGCCTTATTACAAGGAAAAAAAGTGCGTTTACAACGAACTCATTTCCGTCAACGAAGAAGAACAGTACACCGTCAACGACGTTGGAGATATCGATCCCATTACTCGGGCAAA GAGCAACCGAACAGCATACGCATGGGTTCGAGCGACTGACGGATATCCCATTCCTGACGTCATCCAGACCTCCACTTCACCCA CGCGAGATAAACTTGTGGAGTATCCCGTCGCCTTCACGGAGTACAAGAACTGTGAAATCCTGAGGGTTCCGCACCGAGATAACG gcTGCGAACTATGGGCGAAAGCGGAAGAAGTACACAAAATTGAGTCACTTTGTTTCTTCGCATTCCACTTACTTTGTGGACCAGGGAAGTACATGGTTTACGACGAAGATCTGTGTGGAGGAGAATAA